In the Danio rerio strain Tuebingen ecotype United States chromosome 8, GRCz12tu, whole genome shotgun sequence genome, one interval contains:
- the sypa gene encoding synaptophysin a, with translation MDIANQLVAQGQFRVLKVPLGFIKILEWVFAIFAFSTCGSYSGSFRMSVECKNRSDSNLKIDVDFEYPFRLHQVYFNAPTCKNGQSDRFFLVGDYSSSAEFFVTIAVFAFLYSMAALSIYIFAFEKYRENNKGPLIDFGVTCVFTFMWLVSSAAWAKGLSDVKTATDPEKVLDLIPACENSGNRCREVYDPVMSGLNTSVVFGFLNLILWTGNLWFVFKETGIVAPFMRQQPAQEKQPAPDSYGQAGYGQQDPYAGSQGGYQPDYSQQGYNQGGDYGQGGYEQQGAPTSFSNQM, from the exons GTGTTTGCCATCTTTGCGTTCTCCACCTGTGGGAGTTACTCCGGCTCCTTCAGGATGAGCGTGGAGTGCAAGAACAGATCCGACAGTAACCTGAAAATAGACGTGGACTTTGAGTATCCCTTCAG GCTCCATCAAGTGTATTTCAACGCTCCTACCTGCAAGAATGGCCAGTCCGATCGTTTCTTCCTGGTTGGTGATTACTCCTCTTCAGCAGAGTTCTTCGTCACCATCGCcgtttttgcatttctgtactccATGGCAGCTCTCAGCATCTACATATTTGCCTTTGAGAAGTACAGAGAGAACAATAAAGGACCACTAATC GATTTCGGTGTGACATGCGTATTCACCTTCATGTGGCTGGTGAGCTCGGCAGCCTGGGCTAAGGGCTTGTCGGATGTCAAGACGGCTACTGACCCAGAGAAGGTTCTGGATCTGATCCCTGCCTGTGAAAACAGTGGCAACCGATGCCGTGAAGTTTACGACCCTGTCATGTCTGGTCTTAATACTTCTGTC GTCTTTGGCTTCCTGAACCTGATCTTGTGGACGGGTAACCTGTGGTTTGTGTTCAAGGAGACTGGGATCGTGGCACCGTTTATGCGCCAGCAGCCTGCCCAGGAGAAGCAGCCCGCCCCTGACTCCTACGGACAGGCAGGTTACGGGCAGCAGGACCCGTATGCCGGTTCCCAGGGAGGCTACCAGCCCGACTACAGCCAGCAAGGCTACAATCAGGGTGGAGACTACGGCCAGGGCGGATATGAACAGCAGGGGGCACCCACCTCCTTTTCCAACCAGATGTGA